cgaaaacctatgttgttagcacctatattacctgtttattttcataattcattatgattgtaaatatataaataaataaataaaattttgagcacaatattgtttgggagaatttttttaagcatataatatttttgggtgcaaaatgcttccaaacatattatatgttcacaaaataacatattgttttttggaagacaacattattgaatttggatgcaaaaatacaaaatgtttggaacttagactaccaaaacatatattgtttagaccaatatgctttcaaacatattatatattggtagagatcaaacatataaatgtttaggaaatacccaaaaatgtatatgcttgaagcaaaatatgtttgcaaaatatgtttgggggtatatgttacagaagcgattttttgtgagggtgcagcttaacttcataaaattcaattcacaaaagttctataatacatcttcggaagtttttttttttgtttgttagcagagcatttaattttcgattttgtgatgtTAGAatgtataatatatttttggtgctttttggccttggggagttggcaacactgcgtCTCAGCTGTGGGAAAAAGaataaacaatcaacacaccggGAATAACTGGGAAAAAGTAACGTTGATTTCTGTAGAGATGGATCATCATGGTGATGAAGAAGACCCAAAAGAGTATCGTTGGGAGACGGGCTATGAAAAAACATGGTGAGTGATACTTTTCAGAGGAACACGATTTTTCAATGATAAACATCTCATGATTTACTATCACAGGGAAGCAATTAAGGAAGATGATGATGGCTTGCTGGATGGGGCTATTGCGGACATAATCCAAAAAGCCAAAAGAAAACGGCAGGCTCAAAAGACCATGCAGAATAAATTGGGTATGATGCGTCATTTATATTTAATGTTGGATTGCTCGGAATCGATGTCAGTGCCAGACTTGAAACCGACAAGGCTTTTGTGTACGCTAAAGGTGATTTTTCCAATTATCAAATTATTAATTAACAAACTAACAATATCTTAAATATCCCTAGCTTttggaaaagtttattgaagAGTTTTTCGATCAAAACCCTATTAGCCAAATGGGTCTTATTATCTTAAAGGGCAAACGCGCCGAAAAGATAACAGAATTAACAGGCACGGCTAAATTGCATTTGAAAGCTTTGGAAGGGTATTTAAATATTGACAGCTTATTCAAACATTATAGCAATTTCCTCTATATATTACAGCttgcaaaaaataaatctaacCGGCGAACCATCCCTGCAGAATGGATTAGATTTGGCCCTTAAGACGCTTAAAGTAGTACCTTCCCATGCTTCTAGGGAAGTTTTGATTATTATGGGTTCACTTACCACTTGTGATCCAATCGATATCAATATCACCATTGATGCTTTCAAACAAGAGAGTATAAGGTGTTCGGTCATTTCGCTGTCAGCAGAAATCCATGTTTGTCGTCATCTCACACAACAGACTGGAGGTACATATGGTGCCGTCTTGGATGATTCACATTATCGCGATCAACTCCTTTCTCATGTCGATCCTCCTCCAGCTGCTCAAACCCAAGAAAATTCCCTAATCAAGATGGGCTTTCCCCATGCCAGACAGGACGAGGGTAAAGAAAAGGAACCACCATTATCCATGTGTATGTGCCACATAGAAAATGGGGATGAACCTAGCAAAATATCATCCGGTGGTTTTCATTGTCCTCAGTGTGTAAGTAAATACTGTGAATTGCCTGTCGAATGTCAAACGTGCGGATTGACTTTGGTGTCCGCTCCTCATTTGGCACGATCCTACCACCACTTGTTTCCAGTACAGAATTTCACAGAACTTGTCTATAATGGGCAAGCTGCTAtttgctatgcatgccaaaagcCTTTGACAGAAGCTgccgacaaaaatgtctatcgtTGTGAACAATGCTCTCAGATATATTGTTTGGATTGTGACATATTTATACATGAGACTTTACACACCTGTGTGGGCTGTGTAACAATTCCTGGTGCTGCCGTTGCTGTCCATTCACGAAAACCACAAGCACCACCGATGGGAATGATGTTGGGATCATCGTTGGGCCAACGTTTCTAATTCCATAGGTGGGATTATATTCGTGTATTTGATTATCAGATGGAAACtggaaaataaaatatcaatggaaaattaattttatggttTTCGTATACTTTTTCATATCCAATTATTTGCAATATCTGTGGTTCCAAAAAAAGAAACCGCCCAAGTCAATTTTtgtccattttaattttttgataggTAATTCTTGTTCTgcttattcatttttatttgaattcgaAATTTTGTACCGATAACGGAAATAATTTTGCcaataatcttatttttttattcagtcTTTGGATAATTCACAATATAATTCTTACAGACTCGCTAatttctaaattgtatatatacttcaaaaatgttttacttaaaaatttactaatttctaaaataaaatacatccaaaatttgatcaaaatctttTAAAGGAACGGATAGATCAagattacaatttaaatttattacaagagCTTCT
This is a stretch of genomic DNA from Haematobia irritans isolate KBUSLIRL chromosome 4, ASM5000362v1, whole genome shotgun sequence. It encodes these proteins:
- the Ssl1 gene encoding general transcription factor IIH subunit 2 Ssl1, with product MDHHGDEEDPKEYRWETGYEKTWEAIKEDDDGLLDGAIADIIQKAKRKRQAQKTMQNKLGMMRHLYLMLDCSESMSVPDLKPTRLLCTLKLLEKFIEEFFDQNPISQMGLIILKGKRAEKITELTGTAKLHLKALEGLQKINLTGEPSLQNGLDLALKTLKVVPSHASREVLIIMGSLTTCDPIDINITIDAFKQESIRCSVISLSAEIHVCRHLTQQTGGTYGAVLDDSHYRDQLLSHVDPPPAAQTQENSLIKMGFPHARQDEGKEKEPPLSMCMCHIENGDEPSKISSGGFHCPQCVSKYCELPVECQTCGLTLVSAPHLARSYHHLFPVQNFTELVYNGQAAICYACQKPLTEAADKNVYRCEQCSQIYCLDCDIFIHETLHTCVGCVTIPGAAVAVHSRKPQAPPMGMMLGSSLGQRF